One Rosa chinensis cultivar Old Blush chromosome 3, RchiOBHm-V2, whole genome shotgun sequence DNA window includes the following coding sequences:
- the LOC112191311 gene encoding uncharacterized protein At5g03900, chloroplastic, which yields MATCFTLPPIPRHLLVFKAALLPNRSQTSNFPGAASRFPQSRASASAVRASIAAIRPGGAVESDKLPSDVRKRAMDAVDACGRRVTVGDVAGRAGLKLHEAQNALQALASDTQGFLEVSDEGDVLYVFPRDYRAKLVGRSFIMRVEPQLEMAKAGAEYLARVSFGTTLIASIILVFAAILVALIAIALNENVDVIPSTSSTSSFASGGSSYRTSYDYSIDVFPSCRTEVYRKQKEKPQPVAGTLKFGESFFSFVFGDGDPNRGIEEKRWKLIGNYISSNGGVVAAEELAPYLDIETTGDTLTDEAYILPVLSRYEGQPLIDEEGNILYQFPSLQRTASRKMRICPEIVGEADKFLKEEKWQFSKISIAKRAMVVGLGGLNVFGVLILRGLLQDPIVAQVGFIKFITSINPLLQIYAGFFFVIPLFRGFVLLKTNADIEKRNQARQQFAQDIELPDLSLRRKLLSARNMAQRIVIGLDRIVYSSSKDLFEQELDRGFQQIDKS from the exons ATGGCTACCTGCTTCACTCTTCCACCAATCCCTCGTCATCTTCTCGTTTTCAAAGCTGCACTTTTACCTAATCGTTCCCAAACCTCCAATTTCCCGGGCGCTGCCTCCAGGTTTCCACAATCTAGGGCTTCCGCGTCAGCTGTCAGAGCCAGCATTGCAGCGATCAGGCCCGGCGGTGCCGTCGAGAGCGATAAGTTACCTTCCGACGTGAGAAAGCGAGCAATGGACGCTGTGGACGCTTGTGGAAGAAGAGTGACTGTTGGTGACGTGGCCGGCAGAGCTGGGCTTAAGCTCCATGAGGCTCAGAACGCTTTGCAAGCTCTCGCTTCTGATACTCAGGGCTTCTTGGAG GTCTCCGATGAAGGCGATGTACTCTATGTTTTTCCCAGAGATTATCGAGCAAAACTTGTAGGCAGATCTTTCATAATGAGAGTTGAGCCGCAGCTTGAGATGGCAAAG GCTGGGGCTGAGTATTTAGCAAGGGTTTCATTTGGAACTACTCTGATTGCTTCCATTATTCTTGTGTTCGCTGCAATTCTTGTTGCCCTTATAGCCATTGCCTTAAA TGAAAATGTTGATGTCATCCCTTCGACgtcttcaacttcttctttcGCTAGTGGAGGAAGTTCATATCGGACGAGTTATGATTATTCAATTGATGTTTTTCCCTCGTGTCGGACTGAAGTGTATCG gaagcaaaaagaaaaaccacAACCAGTTGCTGGGACGTTAAAATTTGGTGAATCT TTCTTCTCATTTGTATTTGGCGATGGTGATCCAAATCGAGGAATCGAAGAAAAGAGATGGAAGCTG ATTGGGAACTACATATCCTCTAATGGTGGTGTTGTTGCAGCTGAAGAGCTTGCTCCATATCTTGATATAGAAACTACAGGGGATACTCTG ACTGATGAAGCATACATCTTACCTGTTCTTTCACGGTATGAGGGTCAGCCTTTAATAGATGAGGAG GGAAACATTCTGTACCAGTTTCCATCTCTACAGCGCACAGCTTCTAGGAAGATGAGAATATGTCCAGAGATTGTTGGAGAAGCTGATAAATTTTTGAAGGAGGAGAAATGGCAATTTAG TAAAATTAGTATTGCTAAGAGAGCAATGGTCGTTGGACTTGGTGGACTCAATGTATTTGGGGTTCTCATTCTGAGAGGCCTATTACA GGATCCTATAGTTGCACAAGTTGGTTTTATCAAGTTTATTACAAGCATAAATCCTCTACTTCAG ATTTATGCTGGTTTCTTCTTTGTAATTCCTCTGTTCCGGGGGTTTGTCTTGCTCAAGACAAATGCTGAcatagaaaaaagaaatcaagCCAGACAGCAATTTGCTCAAGACATTGAATTGCCTGATCTATCACTAAGACGAAAG CTCCTCAGTGCTCGGAACATGGCCCAAAGAATTGTCATAGGGCTGGACAGAATTGTTTATAGCTCTTCCAAGGATTTGTTTGAACAAGAGTTGGATAGAGGGTTTCAACAGATAGACAAGTCATAG
- the LOC112194257 gene encoding aspartic proteinase CDR1: protein MSTGLITQETCPSTVDTVTLGSTSIPKTIFGCGHQNGGDFSGIESGIVGLGRGAVSFISQIGGYLVGGKYFSYCLVPNPAMSFLSNNSNATSSSMMYFGRPNTSSGPEVVTTPLLSNGVSATQTFYIVELQGISVGANNITLNADAKAFKGNMIIDSGTTLTYLPELLYDSFKSAIEEELKDRDLEVKQDPTGSGLSCFLIKYDILPGPNVTFHFKGADVKLKSSNTFVRVDDETVCLAFSRGSGVGTYGNWAQINYLVGYDLENKTVSFQPTDCTTS from the coding sequence ATGTCGACGGGTCTAATAACACAGGAAACCTGTCCCTCGACAGTCGACACTGTTACGTTGGGTTCCACATCCATTCCCAAAACTATATTTGGTTGTGGACACCAAAATGGAGGAGATTTCAGTGGGATTGAGTCGGGAATTGTCGGACTAGGACGTGGAGCTGTGTCGTTTATCTCCCAAATAGGGGGGTATTTGGTTGGCGGGAAATATTTCTCTTATTGTTTGGTTCCTAATCCTGCAATGTCTTTCCTGTCTAATAACTCTAATGCAACCTCATCAAGCATGATGTATTTTGGTCGACCGAATACTTCATCAGGTCCTGAAGTGGTCACCACCCCTTTGCTTTCGAACGGTGTTAGCGCCACTCAAACCTTTTATATCGTTGAGCTTCAAGGCATTAGTGTTGGAGCCAACAATATCACACTTAATGCAGATGCCAAGGCCTTTAAGGGTAACATGATCATAGACTCGGGGACTACCTTAACGTACTTGCCGGAGTTGCTTTACGACAGTTTCAAATCAGCAATTGAAGAAGAACTTAAAGATCGAGATCTGGAGGTGAAGCAAGATCCGACTGGTTCTGGGCTGTCTTGTTTCTTGATTAAGTATGATATTCTTCCTGGCCCCAATGTCACTTTCCATTTTAAAGGAGCAGATGTGAAGCTAAAATCTTCCAACACTTTTGTTAGGGTGGATGATGAGACTGTTTGCTTAGCATTCTCCCGAGGCAGCGGTGTCGGAACCTATGGGAATTGGGCACAGATAAACTACTTGGTAGGATATGACCTTGAGAACAAGACTGTCTCCTTCCAGCCAACTGATTGTACAACTAGCTAG
- the LOC112193039 gene encoding pentatricopeptide repeat-containing protein At2g36240 — MRRFRKPKLIPLLEQKPPTLPQLSPIPNPSLPKPRQHPSPPPSPILTLSHTSNHTHLLTFIKTHIKNPPLSPKTLLHFLKSKLHHHPTFTHFDFHVFNWASSVDSFRHDHSTFEWMVCTLATTDRFAELGHLIGFMVSNPCPCSDGIFSCPRTEPIFKFAISAYCRVGRLGDAVSAFDSMRKLIDGKPSVVVYNIVINGFVKCGAHDKALGFYEKMGRDRVRGDVFTFNILISSYCRNSQFGLALELFKEMREKGCSPNVVSFNTLIKGFFRERKFEDGIEMAYEMIDFGCKFSSVTCEILVDGLCREGRVEEACELLIDFSRKGVLPRLYDYYGLVEVLCGERNSGRALEVVDELWRTGNVPSLIACTTLVEGLRRSAKIDEALEVMERMLEEGMVPDIVTFNCLLQDLCNLGRTEEADNLRLLSSSKGLELDGMAYTILVSGYSRKGKKKEVKVVVDEMLDMGFIPDLATYNRLVDG, encoded by the coding sequence ATGAGGAGGTTCCGAAAACCAAAGCTGATACCTTTACTGGAGCAAAAGCCTCCAACACTCCCACAGCTCTCTCCAATCCCAAACCCATCTCTCCCAAAACCCCGACAACACCCATCACCACCACCTTCCCCAATCCTCACTCTCTCCCACACCTCAAACCACACCCACCTCCTCACCTTCATCAAAACCCACATCAAAAACCCACCTCTCTCCCCCAAAACCCTTCTCCATTTCCTCAAGTCCAAGCTCCACCACCACCCCACCTTCACCCATTTCGACTTCCACGTCTTCAACTGGGCCTCCTCCGTCGACTCCTTCCGCCACGACCACTCCACTTTCGAATGGATGGTCTGCACTCTCGCAACCACCGACCGCTTCGCCGAGCTGGGCCATCTCATCGGTTTCATGGTTTCGAACCCATGCCCTTGTTCCGATGGTATTTTCTCTTGCCCAAGAACAGAACCCATTTTCAAATTTGCGATTAGTGCTTATTGTAGAGTAGGGAGATTGGGCGATGCTGTTAGTGCTTTTGATTCCATGAGGAAATTGATTGATGGGAAGCCTAGTGTTGTGGTTTATAACATTGTGATTAATGGGTTTGTGAAATGTGGGGCACATGATAAGGCTTTGGGGTTTTATGAGAAGATGGGGAGGGATAGAGTAAGGGGTGATGTGTTTACTTTCAATATTTTGATTAGTAGTTATTGTCGAAATTCGCAATTCGGGTTGGCTTTGGAGTTGTTTAAGGAGATGAGGGAGAAGGGGTGTAGTCCCAATGTGGTTAGTTTCAATACTTTGATTAAGGGATTCTTTAGGGAGAGGAAGTTTGAGGATGGGATTGAGATGGCTTATGAGATGATTGACTTTGGGTGCAAGTTTTCGAGTGTGACTTGTGAGATTTTGGTTGATGGACTTTGTAGAGAAGGTCGGGTTGAGGAGGCGTGTGAGCTGTTGATTGATTTCTCGAGGAAAGGAGTGTTGCCTAGATTGTATGATTACTATGGCCTTGTTGAAGTGCTTTGTGGGGAAAGAAATTCGGGGAGAGCGTTGGAGGTTGTGGATGAGCTGTGGAGGACGGGAAATGTTCCGAGCTTGATTGCTTGTACCACTTTGGTTGAGGGTTTGAGGAGGTCAGCGAAGATTGATGAAGCTTTAGAAGTGATGGAAAGGATGCTTGAAGAGGGTATGGTTCCAGATATTGTGACTTTTAATTGCCTCCTTCAAGATCTTTGCAATTTGGGGAGAACTGAGGAAGCTGATAACCTTAGGTTGTTGTCTTCGAGTAAAGGCTTGGAGCTGGACGGCATGGCGTATACCATTTTGGTGTCTGGGTATTcaagaaaagggaaaaagaagGAGGTGAAAGTGGTGGTGGATGAGATGCTGGACATGGGATTTATACCTGATCTTGCTACATATAATAGGTTGGTTGATGGATGA
- the LOC112193040 gene encoding 1-(5-phosphoribosyl)-5-[(5-phosphoribosylamino)methylideneamino] imidazole-4-carboxamide isomerase, chloroplastic isoform X2: MRVESLGSTLGSEFGTVFHSSSSIFGTKKIDGYRRSATFRFRRVPISCAVRFRPCIDIHKGKVKQIVGSTLSDSKEDGPALVTNFESDKSAGEYAKMYKEDGLPGGHVIMLGADPLSRAAAIEALHAYPGGLQVGGGINSDNSLQYIEEGASHVIVTSYVFNNGQMDLERLKDLVRVVGKERLVLDLSCRKREGKYAIVTDRWQKFSDVYLDKKILDFLAKYADEFLVHGVDVEGKKLGIDEELVELLGKHSP; the protein is encoded by the exons ATGAGAGTTGAGAGCCTCGGTTCTACTTTGGGTTCTGAGTTCGGTACAGTTTTTCACAGCAGCTCTTCGATTTTCGGTACGAAGAAGATTGATGGGTATAGGCGATCTGCAACGTTCA GGTTTAGGCGAGTACCCATAAGCTGTGCTGTTCGTTTCCGACCCTGCATTGATATACACAAG GGGAAAGTGAAACAGATTGTTGGGTCGACGCTTTCGGATTCGAAGGAAGATGGGCCTGCGCTGGTTACCAATTTCGAGTCGGATAAGTCGGCTGGGGAGTATGCAAAGATGTATAAGGAAGATGGGCTTCCAGGTGGCCATGTGATAATGCTGGGAGCAGACCCTTTGAGTAGAGCTGCGGCCATTGAAGCTCTGCATGCCTATCCTG GTGGTTTGCAAGTAGGAGGTGGGATCAATTCAGATAATTCTTTGCAGTACATAGAAGAAGGGGCTAGCCATGTCATTGTCACTTCT TATGTATTTAATAATGGGCAAATGGACCTTGAAAGGCTTAAAGATCTTGTTCGTGTTGTTGGAAAAGAAAGGCTTGTTTTAGACCTTAGCTGCAGAAAGAGG GAAGGTAAATATGCAATTGTCACCGATAGATGGCAAAAGTTCAGTGATGTATATCTTGACAAGAAAATATTAGACTTCCTTGCCAAGTATGCAGACGAGTTTCTGGTACATGGTGTCGATGTTGAAGGGAAAAA ACTGGGGATTGATGAAGAGCTTGTGGAGTTGCTTGGCAAACATTCTCCG TAA
- the LOC112193040 gene encoding 1-(5-phosphoribosyl)-5-[(5-phosphoribosylamino)methylideneamino] imidazole-4-carboxamide isomerase, chloroplastic isoform X1: MRVESLGSTLGSEFGTVFHSSSSIFGTKKIDGYRRSATFRFRRVPISCAVRFRPCIDIHKGKVKQIVGSTLSDSKEDGPALVTNFESDKSAGEYAKMYKEDGLPGGHVIMLGADPLSRAAAIEALHAYPGGLQVGGGINSDNSLQYIEEGASHVIVTSYVFNNGQMDLERLKDLVRVVGKERLVLDLSCRKREGKYAIVTDRWQKFSDVYLDKKILDFLAKYADEFLVHGVDVEGKKLGIDEELVELLGKHSPIPVTYAGGVTVMADLERIKVAGLGHVDVSVGSALDVFGGNLPYEEVVAWHTQQEALTV, from the exons ATGAGAGTTGAGAGCCTCGGTTCTACTTTGGGTTCTGAGTTCGGTACAGTTTTTCACAGCAGCTCTTCGATTTTCGGTACGAAGAAGATTGATGGGTATAGGCGATCTGCAACGTTCA GGTTTAGGCGAGTACCCATAAGCTGTGCTGTTCGTTTCCGACCCTGCATTGATATACACAAG GGGAAAGTGAAACAGATTGTTGGGTCGACGCTTTCGGATTCGAAGGAAGATGGGCCTGCGCTGGTTACCAATTTCGAGTCGGATAAGTCGGCTGGGGAGTATGCAAAGATGTATAAGGAAGATGGGCTTCCAGGTGGCCATGTGATAATGCTGGGAGCAGACCCTTTGAGTAGAGCTGCGGCCATTGAAGCTCTGCATGCCTATCCTG GTGGTTTGCAAGTAGGAGGTGGGATCAATTCAGATAATTCTTTGCAGTACATAGAAGAAGGGGCTAGCCATGTCATTGTCACTTCT TATGTATTTAATAATGGGCAAATGGACCTTGAAAGGCTTAAAGATCTTGTTCGTGTTGTTGGAAAAGAAAGGCTTGTTTTAGACCTTAGCTGCAGAAAGAGG GAAGGTAAATATGCAATTGTCACCGATAGATGGCAAAAGTTCAGTGATGTATATCTTGACAAGAAAATATTAGACTTCCTTGCCAAGTATGCAGACGAGTTTCTGGTACATGGTGTCGATGTTGAAGGGAAAAA ACTGGGGATTGATGAAGAGCTTGTGGAGTTGCTTGGCAAACATTCTCCG ATTCCTGTAACTTATGCTGGTGGTGTCACAGTAATGGCTGATTTGGAGAGGATAAAAGTGGCAGGGCTAGGACATGTGGATGTTTCCGTCGGCAGCGCTTTGGATGTTTTCGGGGGCAACTTGCCGTACGAAGAAGTCGTTGCTTGGCATACTCAGCAGGAAGCACTGACTGTTTAG